GGACGAGAGCGGCCCGGCCGCGGGCGGCGTCGACCTGGTCGCGGCGACGGCCCGGCAGCGTCGTCCAGGTGGGGGTCGCCAGCAGCAGCGCCAGCCCCGCGGCCCCCCGCCGGGGCAGCGCGGCGACCGGCTCGACGTCCGCGGCGTCCACCTCCCCGAGGAGGCTGACGACGAGCCCGTCCCCGCCGCTGCGGGTCAGCGCCCGGTGCGCCTCCTGCAGCTCCAGCGGGCTGCCGGGGGTCACGACGGCCAACCGGTCGAGCAGCTCCCCGACCCCCTGGCGGCTGTCCCGGCCGGTCCACGGCGTCTCGACGTCGTCGGTGAGCACGCGGACCCCGTACCCGGACTCTGCCAGCAGGGCGGCGATCGAGGCGGCGGCACTGACCGCCCACTCGAACGAGGACGCCGGGCCCTCACCACGGTGACCGACGGCGCGGGTGTCCAGGACGACGGTCGCCCGCAGCAGGTGCGGCTGCTCGTCCCGGCGGACCATGAGCTCACCGCGGCGGGCGGTGGAGCGCCAGTGCACCCGGCGCAGGTCGTCCCCGTGGCGGTACTCCCGGGTGGCGACGTCGTGCTCCCCGGCGGCCGCCGCCGTCGTGGCGACCGACTCCCCGGCGCCGGTCCAGGCGCCGGAGGCCCGCAGCGGCAGCAGCGGGTGCACCCGGGGGACGACGACGAGCGGGTCGGTCGCCGTGAACGACCGGGTCACCTCGCACATCCCGAACGGGTCGGTGACCCGCAGCGACAGCGGCCCGACCTGCCAGCGTCCCCGCACGTCGCTGCGCACCGGGTAGGTGACCGCCACCGAGCCGCCGGGAGCCAGCCGGGCCACGACGAACCGGGGCCGGGAGCCGAGCACGTACGGGACGTCGTCCTGGGCCAGCAGGACGCCGGTGGGCAACCGGGCCAGGTTCGTCAGCTCCAGGCGGACCGAGGCAGGCTGGCCCGCCGCGACCCGTGGCGGGGTCACCGTCCGCTCGTGCCCGACCTGGTGCCGGGCACGAGCCACGAGCAGCACGCTGGCCAGCGGCAGGGCGACGAGCAGCACTGCGACCCGCAGCAGGTCCCGCTGGCCGAGGACGACGGCGACGGCGGCGACCGCGGCGCCGGCCGCGAGGAAGGACCGGCCCCGGGTGGTGAGGCCGGACAGCGCGGTCGCCGCGGCGGGGGACGCCACCGTGCTCAGCGCCCCCGCCCGCCCGGCACCGGCACCCGGGACAGCACGTCGTGCACGACCTCGGCGACCCCGCGGCGGGCCAGCTGGGCGTCGGCGCTCAGCAGGACCCGGTGGGCCAGCACGGCAACGGCGAGCTGCTGGACGTCGTCCGGCAGGACGTGGTCTCGGCCCGCCAGCGCGGCGGCCGCCCGCGCCGCCCGCAGCAGGTGCAGGCTGGCCCGCGGGGAGGCGCCCAGGCGCAGGTCCGGGTGCTCCCGGGTGGCCGCGGCGACCGCGACGACGTACTCCTTGACGGCAGGCGCGGCCCACACCCCGTGCACGGCGTCGATCATCGCCCGCACGTCCGCGGCGTCCGCCACCGGCTGCAGCGCCGCCAGCGGGTCCGCGGTGGAGTGGTTCTCCAGCATGTCGAGCTCGGCGGTCGTCGACGGGTATCCCATGGACACCCGGGCCATGAACCGGTCCCGCTGCGCCTCCGGCAACGGGTAGGTCCCCTCCATCTCGACCGGGTTCTGGGTCGCGACGACGATGAACGGCCGCTCCAGCGGGTAGGTGACCCCGTCGACGGTGACCTGCCGCTCGGCCATGCACTCCAGCAGCGCGGACTGGGTCTTCGGGGAGGCCCGGTTGATCTCGTCGCCGACGACGACGTTGGCGAACACGGCGCCCGGCTTGAACTCGAAGTCGCGGACCTCGGCGTTGTAGACGTTCACCCCGGTCACGTCGCTGGGCAGCAGGTCCGGGGTGAACTGGATCCGGCGCACCGAGCAGTCGATCGCCCGGCCCAACGCCTTGGCCAGCATCGTCTTGCCGACGCCGGGCACGTCCTCGACGAGCAGGTGCCCCTCGGCGAGCAGCACGGTCAGCGCGGTGCGCACGACGTCCGGCTTGCCCTCGATCACCGACTCGACCGCCCGGCGCACGGCCTCGGCGGTCCGGGTGAGCTGCTCGAGGGCCTGCGGCTCCACGCTCGCTGCGGTCAACGCGGTCTCCTTCTGGCGACGGTGCTGCGACGGTACGTCAGGTCGGGCCGCCGGCGGGAGCCCTCCACCACCCTCCACCGCGCGGTGTGACCGTGCCCGGCGAGGCGTGATCGCCACCGCAGGAGGAGAAGCGGGCCGGCCGGGCCGGGTGACGCGTCGTCCGGTGGGCCGGTCCTCCTCCCGTGGCGATCACCGGACGCCGTACGCCCTCCACTTCCCTCCCCGCACCTGACCTGCGGTTTCCGGTCACGTTCCCGGACGCCGCGGCCGATGGTGGTGTGAAAGTGGAGGACAGTGGAGTACCGTGGGGCATCGCGGAGGTCAGCGGGGCTTCGCGGACGCGGAAAGGTGGTGGGGCCGGTGTTCCTCGGGACGCACTCCCCACGCCTGGACGACAAGGGGCGGCTGATCCTGCCGGCGAAGTTCCGCGACAAGCTCGCCGGCGGCCTCGTCGTCACGCGCGGCCAGGAGCGCAGCCTCTCGGTGTTCCCGATGGCGGCGTTCGAGGCCAAGGTGGCCGAGCTCAGCGCCGGTGCCGGCTCGAGCAAGGCCGCCCGGGACTACCTGCGCGTCCTGCTCGCCGGCGCCTCCGACGAGGTGCCGGACAAGCAGGGGCGGATCACCCTGCCGCCGCCGCTGCGCGCCTACGCCGGGCTCGACCGCGACCTCGCGGTCATCGGCGCCGGGGACCACCTCGAGGTCTGGGACGCCCGCACCTGGGAGGACTACCTCGCCGCCCAGGAGGAGGTCTTCTCCGAGACGTCCGAGGGGGTGGTCGGCAGCCCCTGAGGAGCCGTCGCGCCGCACGACGAGGTCTCCAGCCGCTTCCCGCGTCCTGACGCACTTCCCCGGCGCCAGGCCGCGAGGCGGACTCCTTCCCGGGAGCGGATGGAGACCTGGTCGGGCGGACCGGCCCCACCGGCCACCGCACCACCGCACCACCGGCAGCACCGCACCAGCAGCACCACGAAGGGTCGAGATGACGCAGGACGACGCCGCCGCGGCACGCCACGTGCCCGTGCTGCTCGAGCGCGTCGTCGCCCTGCTGGCGCCGGCCCTCGCCGAGCCGGGCAGCGTCCTCGTCGACGGCACGCTCGGGATGGGCGGCCACAGCGAGGCGCTGCTCGAGCGCTGCCCGCGGGCCCGCCTGGTCGGCATCGACCGCGACCCCGAGGCGCTCGAGCTCGCCGGACGGCGCCTGGCCCCGTTCGGCGACCGGGTCACCCTCGTCCACGCCGTCGCCGACCGCCTGCCGCAGGTCCTGGCCGGGCTCGGTCTCGAGCACGTCCAGGGGGTGCTCCTCGACCTCGGCGTCAGCTCCCTGCAGCTGGACGAGGAGAGCCGCGGTTTCGCCTACGCCCACGACGCGCCGCTCGACATGCGGATGGACCCCACCGAGGGACCCACCGCCGCCGAGGTGCTCAACACCTACCCGCTCGAGGAGCTGGTCCGGGTGCTGCGCGAGTACGGCGAGGAGCGCTTCGCCCGGCGGATCGCCGTCGCCGTCGTCCGCGAGCGCGAGCGCGAGCCGTTCGCGCGCAGCGGTCGTCTCGTCGACCTGATCCGCGCCGCCGTGCCGGCGCCCGCCCGGCGCACCGGCGGCAACCCCGCCAAGCGCACCTTCCAGGCGCTGCGGATCGAGGTGAACGGCGAGCTCGAGGTGCTCGAGCGGGCCCTGCCGGCCGCCGTCGGCGCGCTCGCCGTCGGCGGCCGGATCGTCGTGGAGTCCTACCAGTCCCTGGAGGACCGGATCGTCAAGCGGGTGCTCGCCGAGGGCGCCCGCAGCACCACCCCCGTCGACCTGCCGGTGGAGCTGCCCGAGCACGCCCCCGAGCTCCGCCTGCTGACCCGCGGCGCCGAGACCGCCGACGAGGCCGAGACCGCCGCCAACCCCCGTGCCGCCTCCGTCCGGCTGCGCGCCGCCGAACGAGTCCGACCCCCGCGAGGGAGAGCCGCATGAGCACCGCCACCGCGCCCGCGTCCCCACCGACCAGCGCCCCGGCGGCCGCCGTCGCGTCGGCTGCCACCCCGGTCCCGCGCCAGCGGACCACGCCGTCGACGTCCCCGGGACGGCGCGGCGCCCCGCCGCGGCTGCAGGTGGTGAGGGCGCCGGCCGGCCGGCGGCGCACGGTCCCGTTCGTCGCGGTGGTCGCCGCCCTGCTGGCGTCGACGCTGGTCGCGCTGCTCATGCTCAACATCGCGCTGTCCCGCGGGGCCTTCACCGTGCACGAGCTCGAGCGGCGCAGCGACCTGCTGGCCGAGGAGCAGCAGGCACTCGCCGAGCGCCTCGCCGTCGAGGCCTCACCCGCTCGGCTGGCAGAGCGGGCCGCCGGGCTGGGGATGGTCCCGAACGAGAACCCGGCCGGCCTGCGGCTCGAGGACGGCGCGGTCCTCGGGACGCCGGCGCCCGCGGCACCGCCTGCGGTCGCGCCCTGACGGCCCCCGACGTGACCAGCCCCAGACGACCGCAGGACGGAGCGCGCGTGACCCAGCCTCCCCACCCGGCCCTGCGGTCCGCCCCCCGGCTCGGGTCCCCCGACCGCCGGCTGCGGATCACGCTGCTCGCCGTCCTGTTCGTGCTCAGCCTGTTCGTCGGCCGGCTCGTGCAGATCCAGGGGCTCGACGCCTCCGCGCTGGCGGCCGAGGCCCTCGGCAACCGGCTGCAGGAGCACACGGTCCCCGCCGTCCGCGGTGACATCACCGACGCGGACGGCGTCGTGCTGGCCGGCACCGTCGAGCGCCGGAACGTCACCGTCGACCAGCGGGTGGTCGGTGAGTACCGCAAGCGGGTCGGCGACAGCGTGCAGACCGTCGGGGTGCAGGGCGCCGCCGAGGACCTCGCCCCGCTGCTCGGGCTGGAGGTCGAGGAGGTCGCCGAGCGGATCACCGGCGACCGCCCGTTCGCCTACGTCGCCAAGGGGGTCACCCCCCAGGTGTGGCGGGAGGTCGCCGCCCTGCAGATCCCCGGCATCCTCAGCGAGCCGGCCTTCGACCGCGTCTACCCGGCCGGGAACGTGGCGGGCAACCTGCTCGGCTTCCTCGGCAGCGACGGCACCCCGCTGGCCGGCCTGGAGATGACCCACGACGAGGTGCTCGCCGGCACCGACGGGATGCGCCGGTACGAGCAGGGCCGCACCGGTGAGCGGATCTGGACCGACGAGGCCGCCGAGGTGCCGCCGGTCCCCGGCGGCGACGTCCGGCTCACGCTGCGGCGGGACCTGCAGTGGTACGCCGAGCAGGTGCTCACCGAGCAGGTCGAGGAGATGGACGCCGAGTGGGGGTCGGTGGTCGCCATCGACGTGGACAGCGGGGAGCTGCTGGCCTTCGCCGAGGCACCGAACGTCGACCCCAACGACCCCGCGTCGACGCCCGCCGAGGACCGCGGCACCCGGGCGCTGAGCGACGTCATCGAGCCCGGCTCGACCGCGAAGGTGATCACCGCGGCGGCGGCCCTCGAGGAGGGCGTCACGACACCGACGGAGAAGCTGTCCGTCCCCTACCGGTACACCACGTCGAACGGGCAGACGTTCCGCGACTCCTCCCCCCACGGCGTCCAGCAGCTCACCTTCGCCGGGGTGCTCGGCAAGTCCTCGAACACCGGCACGGTCATGGTCGGGGAGCGGCTGTCGGTGCAGCAGCGGTACGACTACCTGCGCGCGTTCGGCATCGGCCAGCCGACCGGGCTGAACTTCCCCGGTGAGACGAGCGGCATCCTGCACGACGCCGAGGACTGGGACGGCCGGACGAAGTACGCCGTCCTGTTCGGGCAGGGCTTCTCGCTCAACATGCTCCAGGCGGCCCAGGTGTTCGCCACCATCGCCAACGACGGCGTCCGGGTCGCCCCCCGCCTGGTGGCCGGCACCACCGACCCGGACGGCACCTACCACCCGGCCCCCGAGCCGGAGTCGGTGCGCGTGGTGAGCCCGCAGACCGCCCGCGCCGTCCGGGAGATGCTCGAGGGCGCCGTCGGCGAGGACGGCACCGGCGCCAACGCCGCCGTGCCCGGTTACCGGGTGGCTGGCAAGACCGGGACCGCGCAGGCGCCCAAGGAGAACGGCCGCGGGTACAGCGGCTACACCAGCTCCTTCATCGGGATGGCCCCGGCCGAGGATCCCCAGGTGGTCGTCGCCGTCACCCTCCAGCGGCCGAAGAACGCCCACTACGGCGGTACCGTGGCCGCACCCGTGTTCTCCGACGTCATGACCTACGCGCTGCAGGAGCTGCGGGTCCCGCCCAGCG
This DNA window, taken from Kineosporiaceae bacterium SCSIO 59966, encodes the following:
- a CDS encoding DUF58 domain-containing protein translates to MASPAAATALSGLTTRGRSFLAAGAAVAAVAVVLGQRDLLRVAVLLVALPLASVLLVARARHQVGHERTVTPPRVAAGQPASVRLELTNLARLPTGVLLAQDDVPYVLGSRPRFVVARLAPGGSVAVTYPVRSDVRGRWQVGPLSLRVTDPFGMCEVTRSFTATDPLVVVPRVHPLLPLRASGAWTGAGESVATTAAAAGEHDVATREYRHGDDLRRVHWRSTARRGELMVRRDEQPHLLRATVVLDTRAVGHRGEGPASSFEWAVSAAASIAALLAESGYGVRVLTDDVETPWTGRDSRQGVGELLDRLAVVTPGSPLELQEAHRALTRSGGDGLVVSLLGEVDAADVEPVAALPRRGAAGLALLLATPTWTTLPGRRRDQVDAARGRAALVLDRAGWSVVEPEATTPVPQAWRRLVERHATRDGGPAGFSPGGGGPARAPGAAR
- a CDS encoding AAA family ATPase, which gives rise to MEPQALEQLTRTAEAVRRAVESVIEGKPDVVRTALTVLLAEGHLLVEDVPGVGKTMLAKALGRAIDCSVRRIQFTPDLLPSDVTGVNVYNAEVRDFEFKPGAVFANVVVGDEINRASPKTQSALLECMAERQVTVDGVTYPLERPFIVVATQNPVEMEGTYPLPEAQRDRFMARVSMGYPSTTAELDMLENHSTADPLAALQPVADAADVRAMIDAVHGVWAAPAVKEYVVAVAAATREHPDLRLGASPRASLHLLRAARAAAALAGRDHVLPDDVQQLAVAVLAHRVLLSADAQLARRGVAEVVHDVLSRVPVPGGRGR
- the mraZ gene encoding division/cell wall cluster transcriptional repressor MraZ, whose amino-acid sequence is MFLGTHSPRLDDKGRLILPAKFRDKLAGGLVVTRGQERSLSVFPMAAFEAKVAELSAGAGSSKAARDYLRVLLAGASDEVPDKQGRITLPPPLRAYAGLDRDLAVIGAGDHLEVWDARTWEDYLAAQEEVFSETSEGVVGSP
- the rsmH gene encoding 16S rRNA (cytosine(1402)-N(4))-methyltransferase RsmH, producing MTQDDAAAARHVPVLLERVVALLAPALAEPGSVLVDGTLGMGGHSEALLERCPRARLVGIDRDPEALELAGRRLAPFGDRVTLVHAVADRLPQVLAGLGLEHVQGVLLDLGVSSLQLDEESRGFAYAHDAPLDMRMDPTEGPTAAEVLNTYPLEELVRVLREYGEERFARRIAVAVVREREREPFARSGRLVDLIRAAVPAPARRTGGNPAKRTFQALRIEVNGELEVLERALPAAVGALAVGGRIVVESYQSLEDRIVKRVLAEGARSTTPVDLPVELPEHAPELRLLTRGAETADEAETAANPRAASVRLRAAERVRPPRGRAA
- a CDS encoding penicillin-binding protein 2; this encodes MRSAPRLGSPDRRLRITLLAVLFVLSLFVGRLVQIQGLDASALAAEALGNRLQEHTVPAVRGDITDADGVVLAGTVERRNVTVDQRVVGEYRKRVGDSVQTVGVQGAAEDLAPLLGLEVEEVAERITGDRPFAYVAKGVTPQVWREVAALQIPGILSEPAFDRVYPAGNVAGNLLGFLGSDGTPLAGLEMTHDEVLAGTDGMRRYEQGRTGERIWTDEAAEVPPVPGGDVRLTLRRDLQWYAEQVLTEQVEEMDAEWGSVVAIDVDSGELLAFAEAPNVDPNDPASTPAEDRGTRALSDVIEPGSTAKVITAAAALEEGVTTPTEKLSVPYRYTTSNGQTFRDSSPHGVQQLTFAGVLGKSSNTGTVMVGERLSVQQRYDYLRAFGIGQPTGLNFPGETSGILHDAEDWDGRTKYAVLFGQGFSLNMLQAAQVFATIANDGVRVAPRLVAGTTDPDGTYHPAPEPESVRVVSPQTARAVREMLEGAVGEDGTGANAAVPGYRVAGKTGTAQAPKENGRGYSGYTSSFIGMAPAEDPQVVVAVTLQRPKNAHYGGTVAAPVFSDVMTYALQELRVPPSVEEPDLPPMEWQ